The nucleotide sequence TCGGACTCTAAGCCTTACTCTAGATGAAAAAGAACCTATACCGCCTTCTTTTCGCTTTTCACGCCACTGCGGCCACCCTGGGGCTAAGCGCCTGCAACGACTTGCTGGAACCCACGCCCGTGCAGCAGCTGCCCGCCGACCGTGCCATTACCGATGCTGGCAGCGCCCGCTCGGCCACCATCGGCGTCTACGACCGGGTGCAGGCTTATTATCAGTTGAACTGGCCGGTGCTTGGCTTTCTACCCGGCGAAGACGTGCGCTTCAACGGCACGCTCAACCAGTTCCTGCAAATCGACCAGAACCAGCTCAGCGCCGACAACGTGCTGATTACCGAAGCCTGGACCCAAATGTACCAGGCCATCAACGGCGCCAACAACGTTATTGCGGCCGTGCCCAACGTGAATGACCCGTTGCTGCCTGCCGCCGAGAAAAACCAATTGCTGGGCGAAGCCTACTTCCTGCGGGCCTTGGTGTACTTCGATTTGGGCCGGGGCTGGGGCGGCGTACCCTTGGTACTCACGCCTACCCGCAGCAAAGAAAACGGCCAGGGTATCCGCCGCAGCACGCTCGCCCAAACCTACGACCAGGTGCTGGCTGACTTAGCGGAGGCCGAAACCCTGCTGCCCGACGCTACCACCCGCAACCGGGCCACGAAAGCCACCACTCGCGCCCTGCGCGCCCGCTTGCACCTCTACCGCCAGCAGTGGACTCAGGCCGAAACCAACGCCACCCAGGTAATCGGGAATACCAACTACAGCCTCGTGACGCCATACCGCGTTATTTCCACCGCGCCTTTCCTGAGCCGGGAGTCTATTTTCGAGCTGACGTTCAGCAACTCCGACGCCAACGCCATGTGGAACAACTGGTTCCCGAGTGCGCTCGGCGGACAGTTCAACTTCCAGCCAGTGCCGGCCGCCATTGCGTTACTCAACGACCCGGCCGCAGGCGGCAGCCGCTCGGCTTTACTGGCTACCACCACTATTGCGGGGGCCAGCGTCACCTACGGCAACCTCTACAGCCGCTCGGCCCAGCGCGACGACCCGAGCTACGTGCTACGTCTAGCTGAGCAATACCTAATTCGGGCTGAGGCCCGCGCCAAGCAAGGCAAGCTCACCGACGCCCTAGCCGATTTGAACGCCGTACGCAGCCGCGCCGGGGTGCCCGCCAGCACCGCCGCCAGCGCCGAAGCCTTGCTCTTAGCCATCGAAAACGAGCGGCGTATCGAGTTTGCCTTCGAGGCGGACCGCTGGTTCGACCTAGTGCGTACCGGCCGTGTCGGCGTGGTGCTCGGCGTCACCGACCAGCGCCGCTGGCTGTTCCCAATTCCCTTCAACGACTTGGTTGCTGACCCTGACCTGGAGCAGAACCCTGGGTACTAAGTGTCATTCCGACACAGGAGGAATCTGTGTTATTCACTCCAACGACTTCACTCAGATTCCTCCTGCGTCGGAACGATAACATTCTTTCTTGGCAAGGCTGTCACCGAAGTAGCCGTCATCATACGCTTTCAAATACAGGCTTGTAGAAACCTGTCTTTCGACCTCCATATTTATGTTAAAACCATACTTTTCTACTGCCCTTCTTGCGCTGGGCTTGGGCCTGACGCTGGCGCCAGCGGTGGCTCAAACTACCGGCTCCATCAGCTACTATTTCCCGAAAGCGCCGGCGGGCTCCTTCGACCCGGCCATTCCTACGCCCGAGCAGTTTCTGGGGTACCCAATTGGCTCACACTACACCCGCACCGACCAGATTGTGGCCTACCTGCGGGAGCTGGACCGTGTATCCGACAAGGTGAGCTTCCGGGTGCTGGGCAAGACGTTTGAAGAGCGGCCTCAGGTAGTGGCTACCATCACGTCGGTGGAGCATCAGCAGAATTTGGTGAAGCTGCAAGCCGAGCGCAAGGGTCTGGTGGATCCATCGTTGCCGGCGCCTGACTACGGCAAGCTGCCAGTGGTTATTAGCTTGAACTATGGGGTGCACGGCAACGAAAGCTCCAGCTCGGAAGCCGCCTTGCTCACGGCGTATTACCTCACGGCCTCCACCGCGCCCGAAACCAAGCAGTGGCTCGACCAATCCATTATTACCATTGACCCGCTGGAAAACCCCGATGGGCGCGACCGGGCCTCGCACTGGTTCGACCAGAACAAGTCGTGGCCGGCGGTGACGGATCCGCTGGACCGGGAGCACACCGAGGCCTGGCCCAACGGCCGCACCAACCACTTCTACACCGACCTAAACCGGGACTGGCTGGCCCTAACCCAGCCGGAAAGCCGGGCCCGCATGGCGTTTTTCCACGAGTGGTACCCCAACGTGATGATTGATTTTCACGAAATGGGCACCAGCAGCACCTACTACTTCGAGCCCACCAAGCCGCTGAGCACCGAAAACGACCTGATTCCAAGGGCTACTTACGAGGTGCTGAACGTGCACCTGGCCAAGTACCACGCCCAGGCCCTCGACCAGCTCGGCGCCCTGTACTGGACCAAAGAGCAGTTCGATAACCTCTCGCCCATCTACGGCTCCACGTATCCTGATTTCCAGGGTGGTGTGGGCGCGACATTCGAGGTGGGCAGTTCACGGGGCATAGCGCAGGAAGGGGGCAATGGCGTGGTGAAATTTCCGTTCACCATCCGCAACCACGTGGCCACCGGCCTGGCTACCGTGCGCGGCGCAGTGGAAGAGCGGGAACTGTATCTGCGGCACCAGCGCGAGTTTTTTAGCTCGGCCCTGACGGCTGCCAACAAGTTTCCCACCAAAGCCTACGTGTTCGGCAGCGCCCAAGATCCTACGCTCACCAACCGCTTCTTGGAACTGCTACTCCAACATAAAATCCGGGTGCACGAGCTGGGCAAGACGGTGACGCTCGACAAGCAAACCTTCGAGCAAGGCAAGGCTTACGTGGTGCCTACAACGCAACCTCAGTACCGCATCATTCACTCGTTGTTTGAAGAAGTAACAGCCTTCCACGACAGCGTATTCTACGACGTAACGGGCTGGAGCCAGGCCCATGCCTACGGGCTGCCGCTGGCCAAACAGAAAAACACCAGCTTGGTACAGGGCGCGCCGGTAGGGGCCATAAAATCCCTGACGGGCACCGTTAATGGCGGGGCCAGCAGCTACGCTTACCTACTGCCGTGGTCGGATTACAACGCTCCTAAGGCCCTGGTAGCGTTGCAGCAAGCCGGAGTGACGGTGAAAACCGCTTTCAAACCATTCCGGGCCGGCACCGCTACCCAACCTGTGGATTTCGGGTACGGCTCGTTGGTGGTGCCGGTAGCCACGCAAAAGCTGCCCGCCGATTCGGTGTTTCAGATTATCAGCCGGGTAAGCCGGCAAGCCCAGGTGACGTTCACGGGCGTAAGCACCGGGTTCAGCGTGGGCGGTATTGACTTGGGGTCCAATAACGTGCGCACGGTGCCGGAAGCTAAGGCGGCATTGCTGGTAGGGGCGGGCACCAACGTGGCCGAAGTGGGCGAGGCGTGGTTTGTGGCCAGCCAGCATTTGGGCTTGCCCCTGAGCCGCTTGGAGTTGAGCAACGTAGGCCGCGCGCCACTGGGCCGCTACACCACCTTGGTGCTG is from Hymenobacter tibetensis and encodes:
- a CDS encoding RagB/SusD family nutrient uptake outer membrane protein, producing MKKNLYRLLFAFHATAATLGLSACNDLLEPTPVQQLPADRAITDAGSARSATIGVYDRVQAYYQLNWPVLGFLPGEDVRFNGTLNQFLQIDQNQLSADNVLITEAWTQMYQAINGANNVIAAVPNVNDPLLPAAEKNQLLGEAYFLRALVYFDLGRGWGGVPLVLTPTRSKENGQGIRRSTLAQTYDQVLADLAEAETLLPDATTRNRATKATTRALRARLHLYRQQWTQAETNATQVIGNTNYSLVTPYRVISTAPFLSRESIFELTFSNSDANAMWNNWFPSALGGQFNFQPVPAAIALLNDPAAGGSRSALLATTTIAGASVTYGNLYSRSAQRDDPSYVLRLAEQYLIRAEARAKQGKLTDALADLNAVRSRAGVPASTAASAEALLLAIENERRIEFAFEADRWFDLVRTGRVGVVLGVTDQRRWLFPIPFNDLVADPDLEQNPGY
- a CDS encoding M14 family zinc carboxypeptidase, giving the protein MLKPYFSTALLALGLGLTLAPAVAQTTGSISYYFPKAPAGSFDPAIPTPEQFLGYPIGSHYTRTDQIVAYLRELDRVSDKVSFRVLGKTFEERPQVVATITSVEHQQNLVKLQAERKGLVDPSLPAPDYGKLPVVISLNYGVHGNESSSSEAALLTAYYLTASTAPETKQWLDQSIITIDPLENPDGRDRASHWFDQNKSWPAVTDPLDREHTEAWPNGRTNHFYTDLNRDWLALTQPESRARMAFFHEWYPNVMIDFHEMGTSSTYYFEPTKPLSTENDLIPRATYEVLNVHLAKYHAQALDQLGALYWTKEQFDNLSPIYGSTYPDFQGGVGATFEVGSSRGIAQEGGNGVVKFPFTIRNHVATGLATVRGAVEERELYLRHQREFFSSALTAANKFPTKAYVFGSAQDPTLTNRFLELLLQHKIRVHELGKTVTLDKQTFEQGKAYVVPTTQPQYRIIHSLFEEVTAFHDSVFYDVTGWSQAHAYGLPLAKQKNTSLVQGAPVGAIKSLTGTVNGGASSYAYLLPWSDYNAPKALVALQQAGVTVKTAFKPFRAGTATQPVDFGYGSLVVPVATQKLPADSVFQIISRVSRQAQVTFTGVSTGFSVGGIDLGSNNVRTVPEAKAALLVGAGTNVAEVGEAWFVASQHLGLPLSRLELSNVGRAPLGRYTTLVLVGGSYASLDKAAVDKIRRWVTDGGTLVTLKNASEWAIKQGIVKEKLLIPANGGWADTTAFAVAVAEATPPAPKATQRPKKSELPFAKRVDFVEQEQEGTRAIAGSIYKATVDPTNPIGFGLTNRQLFVFRNGTTFLRPSRNPYATVVQYTAAPLVSGYVSRANLRQISNSAAVVVSKAGTGRVILFADDPNFRHYWHGTDRLFTNALLLGSLINLPEGPATVAAEEE